In one window of Nitrospira sp. DNA:
- a CDS encoding cation-transporting P-type ATPase, translated as MPELTALEVCRLAPSQVYRALATTPQGLSSDDVRRRTLRYGPNSLQALRGMPLISRFARQFTHFLALLLCLAAGLAFLADALHSGEGMATLGWAILGVILINAIFAFLQEYKAERAVQALRSMLPAQAWVLRDGQQQQIARSELVPGDVLVLEEGEQIPADARLTEAVGMRVDNSSLTGESKPQRRSADPITDGHPLDIANLAFAGTTVLSGHGQGVVFATGLNTEFGKIAHLTTTVHTGLSPLQQEIVKVTHVVAALSFLMGLVFFIIGLGMGLSFWTSAIFGIGIIVANVPEGLLPTVTLALAIGSQRMATRKALIKHLASVETLGCTTVICTDKTGTLTENRMRLDRLYVDDLVVESREGCLFTRNRLITAPESERWRPLFDAIVHCNNAKRTRHPDGRSRTTGDPTETALLDFAADHGLLHRPPLRRMGEIPFDADRKRMTTLHWSEGRLLAFTKGAPESVLPLCTRQQGSATPAELTVDGRKKVLAQSQAFAQQAYRVLAVAMREVERGVEQLEADTVEQGLTFLGLVAMMDPPHREVPDAIKKCRRAGVRVMMITGDHPLTALAVARRVGLAPETIATPPGHFVPVIEGAHIDTFSDDQLRRLLTPTTPGEPDPIFARMAPRHKMRIVSALKEMREVVAVTGDGVNDAPALKTADIGIAMGIAGTDVAKETASMILLDDNFATIVHAIEEGRAVYTNIRKFVTYVLASNVPEIVPYLGFGLSSMPLALTIPQILAVDLGTDMVPALALAAEPPEGGVMDDPPRPRTERLLSRDVLLRAYAFLGLIEAGIAMGGFFLYLTSYGWSWGDPLDWNSSLYKEATTVTFAGIVAAQVANVFACRSDRISAFRLGWFSNPLILGGVAVELTILLVMTYSPVGHLVLGTASLPAWIFGPLALGAIGLLLADELQKFVRGRMGAQLSLQPDRGT; from the coding sequence TACGGGCCGAATAGTCTGCAGGCGTTGCGCGGGATGCCGCTCATCAGCCGCTTTGCGCGTCAATTCACGCATTTCCTGGCGCTGCTCCTGTGCCTGGCGGCCGGCCTGGCGTTCCTCGCCGACGCCCTCCACTCCGGCGAAGGCATGGCGACATTGGGGTGGGCCATCCTCGGCGTGATTCTGATCAATGCCATTTTCGCCTTTCTGCAGGAGTACAAGGCCGAACGCGCGGTTCAGGCGTTACGCAGCATGCTGCCGGCCCAAGCCTGGGTCCTTCGCGACGGGCAACAGCAACAGATCGCCCGCAGCGAACTGGTACCGGGCGATGTGCTCGTGCTGGAAGAAGGCGAACAGATTCCCGCCGATGCGAGACTCACCGAAGCCGTCGGCATGCGCGTCGATAACTCCTCGCTCACCGGCGAATCGAAACCGCAGCGACGGTCGGCCGATCCCATCACCGACGGCCATCCGCTCGACATTGCGAATCTGGCTTTCGCCGGAACCACGGTCCTTTCCGGCCATGGTCAGGGAGTCGTCTTTGCCACCGGGCTCAACACCGAATTCGGAAAAATCGCGCATCTCACGACAACGGTACACACCGGGTTGAGCCCGCTCCAACAGGAGATCGTGAAGGTGACGCATGTCGTCGCCGCACTCTCCTTCCTGATGGGGCTGGTCTTTTTCATCATCGGCCTCGGGATGGGATTGAGCTTCTGGACCAGCGCGATTTTCGGCATCGGCATCATCGTCGCCAATGTGCCCGAAGGACTCCTGCCGACCGTCACCCTCGCACTCGCGATCGGCAGTCAGCGCATGGCTACGCGCAAAGCGCTCATCAAACACCTCGCGTCCGTTGAAACACTGGGGTGCACGACCGTGATCTGCACCGACAAGACCGGGACATTAACGGAAAACCGGATGCGGCTCGACAGGCTCTACGTGGATGACCTCGTCGTCGAATCGCGAGAAGGCTGTTTGTTCACCAGGAATCGTCTCATTACCGCCCCCGAATCGGAACGATGGCGTCCCCTGTTCGACGCCATCGTTCATTGCAACAACGCCAAACGCACGCGGCACCCGGACGGGCGTAGCCGCACCACCGGCGATCCCACTGAGACGGCCCTGCTGGACTTTGCTGCGGACCACGGACTCCTCCATCGCCCGCCGCTCCGGCGCATGGGCGAAATCCCCTTCGATGCCGATCGTAAACGAATGACGACGCTGCACTGGAGCGAAGGTCGGCTGCTCGCCTTCACCAAAGGCGCGCCGGAATCGGTCCTGCCGTTGTGCACCAGGCAGCAGGGATCAGCGACACCGGCCGAACTCACGGTCGATGGACGCAAAAAGGTGCTGGCCCAGAGTCAGGCCTTTGCTCAGCAGGCCTACCGGGTGCTGGCCGTGGCCATGCGGGAAGTCGAACGCGGGGTGGAGCAATTGGAGGCCGACACGGTCGAGCAGGGACTGACGTTTCTCGGACTCGTCGCCATGATGGACCCGCCACACCGTGAAGTGCCGGACGCGATCAAAAAATGCCGGCGGGCCGGGGTCCGCGTCATGATGATTACCGGCGACCATCCCTTGACGGCATTGGCCGTCGCGCGCAGGGTCGGGCTGGCTCCGGAAACGATAGCCACGCCGCCGGGCCATTTCGTCCCGGTCATCGAAGGGGCGCACATCGACACATTCAGCGACGATCAGCTGCGCCGACTGCTCACCCCGACCACTCCCGGCGAACCGGATCCGATCTTTGCCCGCATGGCGCCCCGGCATAAAATGCGCATCGTCTCGGCACTCAAGGAAATGCGCGAAGTAGTCGCCGTGACGGGCGACGGGGTCAATGACGCGCCGGCATTGAAAACTGCCGACATCGGCATCGCCATGGGGATTGCCGGAACGGATGTGGCCAAAGAGACGGCTTCCATGATTCTGCTCGACGACAATTTTGCCACCATTGTCCATGCCATCGAAGAAGGACGGGCCGTCTATACCAATATTCGCAAGTTCGTCACGTATGTGTTGGCCAGCAACGTCCCGGAAATCGTGCCGTATCTGGGCTTCGGACTCTCGTCGATGCCGCTCGCCCTCACGATCCCGCAAATTCTGGCCGTCGATTTGGGAACCGACATGGTCCCGGCACTGGCCCTGGCCGCAGAACCGCCGGAGGGCGGGGTGATGGACGATCCCCCGCGACCCCGCACCGAACGACTCCTCAGCCGAGATGTGCTCCTGAGAGCCTACGCCTTTCTGGGATTGATCGAAGCCGGCATTGCCATGGGAGGGTTTTTTCTCTATCTGACAAGCTACGGCTGGAGTTGGGGAGATCCGCTCGATTGGAATTCTTCGTTATACAAGGAAGCGACCACGGTCACGTTCGCCGGGATCGTGGCGGCACAGGTCGCAAATGTCTTTGCCTGCCGCTCCGACCGCATCTCGGCGTTCCGGCTCGGCTGGTTCAGCAATCCCTTGATCCTGGGAGGTGTCGCCGTCGAACTGACCATCCTGCTCGTCATGACCTACAGCCCTGTCGGACATCTGGTCTTGGGCACCGCCTCGCTGCCGGCCTGGATCTTCGGACCGCTGGCGCTCGGGGCCATCGGCTTGCTCCTGGCAGACGAACTTCAGAAATTCGTCCGCGGGCGAATGGGCGCTCAACTCTCTCTGCAACCCGACCGTGGGACGTGA